One Actinospica robiniae DSM 44927 genomic region harbors:
- a CDS encoding M48 family metallopeptidase, whose translation MTETPNRPAATPEPEPDFTPEQYARSRERKRATAPLRYGSTATGIAVVCVFGFTPLGSGLSRAAGDVAGGGWAATATLGALALRIVLWLAALPFSLWSERINHAWGLSTRSRSLYWLDSLRGFLLLGLLMAGASTGFFAITRHAPHTWPLIVGAAGVALVFVFSFLMPVVIEPMFNKFRPLEAGQLRERLFAVARDSGVQVRDVLVSDASKRTTADNAYVSGFGRTRRIVLWDTTIEHCSPDEIASVAAHELGHAARRDVVTGTALSACGLAASVAVLAWALGLGALHDAAHVTGAADPRALALCLAVSSLLGGVLGPLYNLYSRRIERRADQFALDLTRDPAAMVSTWRRLGVRNVADLEPHPARVALFFTHPPVPARIEHAREWERSRTANKGGNSGRLREVE comes from the coding sequence GTGACCGAGACACCGAACCGGCCGGCCGCGACCCCCGAGCCGGAACCTGACTTCACGCCCGAGCAGTACGCGCGGTCGCGGGAGCGCAAGCGGGCCACGGCGCCGCTGCGCTACGGCTCCACGGCCACCGGGATCGCGGTCGTGTGCGTGTTCGGATTCACCCCGCTCGGCAGCGGCCTGTCGCGGGCGGCGGGCGACGTGGCCGGCGGCGGGTGGGCCGCGACGGCGACGCTCGGCGCGCTCGCGCTGCGGATCGTGCTGTGGCTGGCCGCGCTCCCGTTCTCGTTGTGGAGCGAGCGGATCAACCACGCGTGGGGCCTGAGCACGCGCTCGCGCAGCCTGTACTGGCTCGACTCGCTGCGCGGGTTCCTGCTTCTCGGGCTGCTGATGGCGGGCGCGTCGACAGGGTTCTTCGCCATCACCCGGCACGCGCCGCACACCTGGCCGCTTATCGTCGGGGCGGCCGGAGTGGCGCTGGTGTTCGTGTTCTCCTTCCTGATGCCGGTGGTGATCGAGCCGATGTTCAACAAGTTCCGCCCGCTCGAAGCCGGGCAGCTGCGCGAGCGCCTTTTCGCCGTCGCACGGGATTCGGGCGTGCAGGTGCGCGACGTACTCGTGTCGGACGCGTCCAAGCGCACGACCGCCGACAACGCCTACGTCTCCGGCTTCGGCCGCACCCGCCGGATCGTGCTGTGGGACACCACGATCGAGCACTGCTCCCCCGACGAGATCGCGAGCGTCGCCGCACACGAGCTCGGCCACGCGGCCCGCCGCGACGTGGTGACGGGCACGGCGCTGAGCGCCTGCGGCCTGGCGGCTTCGGTGGCGGTGCTGGCGTGGGCGCTCGGCCTCGGCGCGCTGCACGACGCGGCGCACGTGACCGGCGCCGCCGACCCGCGCGCGCTGGCGCTGTGCCTGGCCGTCTCCAGCCTTCTCGGCGGCGTCCTCGGGCCGCTGTACAACCTCTACAGCCGCCGGATCGAGCGGCGGGCGGACCAGTTCGCCCTCGACCTGACCCGCGACCCGGCCGCCATGGTCTCCACCTGGCGCCGCCTGGGCGTGCGCAACGTCGCCGACCTCGAGCCGCACCCGGCGCGGGTCGCGCTCTTCTTCACCCACCCCCCGGTGCCGGCCCGGATCGAGCACGCGCGGGAGTGGGAGCGTTCGCGCACAGCGAACAAAGGCGGGAACAGCGGTCGTCTACGCGAAGTTGAGTAG
- a CDS encoding serine/threonine-protein kinase, which produces MLGLGGDDPRRLGPYRLRAVIGDGGMGRVYLATSPAGRAVAVKVIGAGLANQPNYRERFAREARAAMSVSGLYTASVVDADTTGERPYIATEYVPAPSLADAVKTAGPLPPATVTALAGGLAEALAAIHRAGLVHRDVKPHNILLAPDGPVVIDFGIALGDDSLTSLTAVGMAVGSPGYIAPEVLSGRDPTAAADMFALACVLVYAARGVGPFGKGDALAVAHRTVSDAPDLAGVADFIKTLVTPMLVREPAARPTPAQLLEHLEVVGQETVLHDALWLPESVRGLLGERRQEVQRLLAGNSEQAVSAAPTVMPRSAPPRPPAYSDRPHVALTPPTPLLRPPMPPPAAASHRTRNALLATGGAVVVAAVTATAVVLAQGNRNCCPGPSTSHTSTASVSPVAQQSAVDTSSATEASSAPAASTPASAASSGDVLSYKPGTYKVNRLVATDLLDYSSVYLVDVKVNSDGSVQADLRYTNNTSTTQPFGCTYDTPDEGKLATDDASVKSSATACTDDPSFTKNVPAGGSLASYDTFDHAPAGSGTWTYTISSFEYNGSISGIDVPTQ; this is translated from the coding sequence GTGCTTGGTTTGGGTGGGGACGATCCGAGACGGCTGGGGCCGTACCGCCTGCGCGCGGTGATCGGTGACGGCGGCATGGGCCGGGTCTACCTGGCCACCTCGCCGGCCGGCCGGGCCGTGGCGGTGAAGGTGATCGGGGCGGGCCTGGCGAACCAGCCGAACTACCGGGAGCGCTTCGCCCGCGAGGCCCGGGCGGCGATGTCGGTGTCAGGGCTTTACACGGCCAGCGTGGTGGACGCGGACACGACCGGCGAGCGGCCGTACATCGCCACCGAGTACGTGCCCGCGCCCTCGCTGGCGGACGCGGTCAAGACCGCCGGACCGCTGCCGCCCGCCACCGTGACCGCGCTGGCCGGCGGGCTGGCCGAGGCGCTGGCCGCGATCCACCGCGCCGGGCTGGTGCACCGGGACGTCAAGCCGCACAACATCCTGCTGGCGCCGGACGGGCCGGTGGTCATCGACTTCGGGATCGCGCTCGGCGACGACTCGCTGACCTCGCTCACCGCCGTCGGCATGGCGGTGGGCTCCCCCGGCTACATCGCGCCGGAGGTGCTCAGCGGGCGGGATCCGACCGCGGCCGCGGACATGTTCGCGCTCGCCTGCGTGCTGGTGTACGCCGCACGCGGGGTAGGGCCGTTCGGCAAGGGCGACGCGCTGGCGGTCGCGCACCGCACGGTGAGCGACGCGCCGGATCTCGCCGGCGTTGCGGACTTCATCAAGACCCTGGTCACGCCGATGCTGGTGCGCGAGCCCGCGGCCCGGCCGACGCCCGCGCAGCTGCTCGAGCACCTCGAGGTCGTCGGCCAGGAGACCGTGCTGCACGACGCGCTGTGGCTGCCGGAGAGCGTCAGGGGTCTGCTCGGCGAACGACGCCAGGAGGTGCAGCGCCTGCTGGCTGGGAACAGCGAGCAGGCGGTCTCGGCCGCGCCGACCGTGATGCCGCGCAGCGCGCCGCCGCGCCCGCCGGCCTACTCCGACCGGCCGCACGTCGCGCTCACCCCGCCGACGCCGCTGCTGCGGCCGCCGATGCCGCCGCCGGCCGCGGCGTCGCACCGGACTCGCAACGCCCTGCTGGCGACCGGCGGGGCGGTGGTGGTCGCGGCCGTCACGGCGACGGCCGTGGTGCTGGCCCAGGGCAATCGGAACTGCTGCCCCGGCCCGTCCACCAGCCATACGAGCACTGCATCCGTCAGCCCGGTCGCGCAGCAGTCGGCGGTCGACACGAGTTCGGCGACAGAGGCGAGTTCCGCGCCTGCGGCTTCGACTCCGGCGTCGGCCGCTTCCTCCGGGGATGTGTTGAGCTACAAGCCGGGCACGTACAAGGTGAACCGGCTGGTCGCCACCGACCTCCTCGACTACTCCAGCGTCTACCTGGTGGACGTCAAGGTGAACTCGGACGGATCAGTGCAGGCCGACCTGCGCTACACCAACAACACCAGCACCACTCAGCCGTTCGGCTGCACCTACGACACCCCGGACGAAGGAAAGCTCGCCACGGACGACGCGAGTGTGAAGTCCTCGGCGACGGCGTGCACGGACGACCCGAGCTTCACCAAGAACGTACCCGCGGGCGGCTCGCTGGCGAGCTATGACACCTTCGACCACGCCCCGGCCGGATCCGGTACGTGGACCTACACCATCAGCAGCTTCGAGTACAACGGCAGCATCTCCGGGATCGACGTCCCGACACAGTGA
- a CDS encoding pyridoxal phosphate-dependent decarboxylase family protein, with protein sequence MADAHDILQTAARIAAGHLDGLADGPVWRPTPPALRVGLAGQALPDQGLDAEQVLEALERDVLAYPMGNGHPAFFGWVNAAPHPAGVAAALLAAAMNPSSAGGDHGDVHLERAAVRWIAELVGFPHEPGAGLLTSGASMATIVAVGAARQRALAAAGWDVRAHGLSGAPRLVAYGSEEVHSCVRKAVELLGIGSENLHVAPVDESGGLQVDALRRAIAADRAAGAVPFLIVGSAGTVSTGAVDPFDELASIAAEEGLWFHVDGAYGGLGVLDPAIAHRYAGMERADSLALDPHKWLQVPAGVGCLLVRDRAQLRETFSYVPAYLRDDAAGELGWYSEYGIEQTRPPRSLPVWAAIAARGREGVAADITACASTARLLGELVERDPDFELAAPVETSIVAFRYAPAGSEPDEADRLTAASAAAVQAAGRAFITDSTFRGRAILRACLINPLTDAGDVSLLLEEVRGAGAALRP encoded by the coding sequence ATGGCAGACGCGCACGACATCCTCCAGACCGCAGCCCGCATCGCCGCCGGGCACCTCGACGGCCTCGCCGACGGCCCGGTGTGGCGGCCGACGCCGCCGGCGCTGCGGGTCGGCCTGGCCGGACAGGCGCTGCCGGACCAGGGCCTCGACGCCGAGCAGGTGCTCGAGGCGCTCGAGCGCGACGTGCTCGCCTACCCGATGGGCAACGGGCACCCGGCCTTCTTCGGCTGGGTCAACGCGGCCCCGCACCCGGCCGGCGTCGCGGCGGCGCTGCTGGCCGCCGCCATGAACCCGTCGTCGGCCGGCGGCGACCACGGCGACGTCCACCTGGAGCGGGCGGCGGTGCGCTGGATCGCCGAGCTGGTCGGGTTCCCGCACGAGCCCGGCGCCGGGCTGCTGACGTCCGGCGCGTCGATGGCCACGATCGTGGCGGTGGGCGCGGCGCGCCAGCGCGCGCTGGCCGCGGCGGGGTGGGACGTGCGCGCGCACGGCCTGTCCGGCGCTCCGCGCCTGGTCGCGTACGGCAGCGAGGAAGTGCACTCCTGCGTGCGCAAGGCCGTCGAGCTGCTCGGCATCGGTTCGGAGAACCTGCACGTCGCGCCGGTGGACGAATCCGGCGGTCTGCAGGTGGACGCGCTGCGGCGGGCGATCGCGGCGGACCGCGCGGCCGGTGCCGTGCCGTTCCTGATCGTCGGGTCGGCCGGCACGGTGAGCACGGGAGCGGTCGACCCGTTCGACGAGCTCGCGTCGATCGCCGCCGAAGAAGGACTCTGGTTCCACGTGGACGGCGCCTATGGCGGCCTCGGCGTGCTCGATCCGGCGATCGCGCACCGGTACGCCGGCATGGAGCGGGCCGATTCGCTCGCGCTCGACCCGCACAAGTGGCTGCAGGTGCCGGCCGGCGTCGGCTGCCTGCTCGTGCGCGACCGCGCGCAGCTGCGCGAGACGTTCTCCTACGTGCCGGCGTACCTGCGCGACGACGCGGCCGGAGAGCTCGGCTGGTACAGCGAGTACGGCATCGAACAGACCCGGCCGCCGCGTTCGCTGCCGGTGTGGGCCGCGATCGCGGCGCGCGGCCGGGAGGGCGTGGCCGCGGACATCACGGCGTGCGCCTCGACCGCGCGGCTGCTGGGCGAGCTGGTCGAGCGCGACCCCGACTTCGAACTCGCCGCACCGGTCGAGACCTCGATCGTGGCCTTCCGCTACGCCCCGGCCGGATCAGAGCCCGATGAGGCGGATCGGCTCACCGCCGCTTCGGCGGCGGCGGTGCAGGCCGCGGGCCGCGCCTTCATCACCGATTCGACGTTCCGCGGCCGGGCGATACTGCGCGCCTGCCTGATCAACCCCCTGACCGACGCCGGCGATGTCAGCCTGCTGCTCGAGGAGGTACGCGGGGCGGGCGCGGCTCTTCGGCCTTAG
- a CDS encoding NUDIX domain-containing protein — protein MTTIGFTPEETAAWYASVPKLALSANAVLRDPEGRVAMVRNTYREGWSLPGGVVDDNEAPADACVREVREELGHDVDGPVRLLAVQWAERGEGPVQFLSLTFDAGVCPDPAALRPQEEEIAEIAFFAVDELPPGLRPFMRARMDAIVEGGFHDVAYLESHLPRHP, from the coding sequence GTGACGACGATCGGCTTCACCCCGGAGGAGACCGCCGCCTGGTACGCCTCGGTCCCCAAGCTCGCCCTGTCCGCCAACGCGGTGCTGCGCGACCCGGAGGGCCGGGTGGCGATGGTGCGCAACACCTACCGTGAGGGCTGGTCGCTGCCGGGCGGCGTCGTCGACGACAACGAGGCCCCCGCCGACGCCTGCGTGCGCGAGGTGCGCGAGGAGCTCGGCCACGACGTGGACGGCCCCGTGCGGCTGCTCGCGGTGCAGTGGGCCGAGCGCGGCGAGGGACCGGTGCAGTTCCTCAGCCTGACCTTCGACGCCGGGGTGTGCCCGGACCCGGCCGCGCTGCGGCCGCAGGAGGAGGAGATCGCCGAGATCGCCTTCTTCGCCGTGGACGAGCTGCCGCCGGGGCTGCGGCCGTTCATGCGCGCACGGATGGACGCGATCGTCGAGGGCGGCTTCCACGACGTCGCCTATCTGGAGTCACACCTGCCGCGGCACCCGTGA
- a CDS encoding pentapeptide repeat-containing protein has protein sequence MTKIAREIDELPFAHALDPHRGPLLRDGDHDLCHFDALHQADADAGSSRFTECAFENVVFEGVRMRRARFTDVWWRGGRVLSGDLAESEWLDASVLSCSFAGIEAFGAQLRRVVFQRCKLDAVNLRGAELHEVVFEDCILRDVDFSGASLREVSFPGSAVRDGKFAKARLARADFRDATVLECVDGFENLKGAVIDSSQAVELAVDFARALRISVEDR, from the coding sequence ATGACGAAGATCGCCCGGGAGATCGACGAGCTCCCGTTCGCGCACGCGCTCGATCCGCACCGGGGCCCGTTGCTGCGCGACGGGGACCACGACCTGTGCCACTTCGACGCGCTGCACCAGGCGGACGCGGACGCCGGCAGCAGCCGGTTCACCGAGTGCGCCTTCGAGAACGTCGTGTTCGAGGGCGTACGGATGCGCCGGGCCCGGTTCACCGACGTCTGGTGGCGCGGCGGGCGGGTGCTCAGCGGCGACCTGGCCGAGAGCGAGTGGCTGGACGCGAGCGTGCTCTCCTGCTCGTTCGCCGGGATCGAGGCCTTCGGCGCGCAGCTGCGCCGGGTGGTGTTCCAGCGCTGCAAGCTGGACGCGGTGAACCTGCGCGGCGCCGAGCTGCACGAGGTGGTCTTCGAGGACTGCATCCTGCGGGACGTGGACTTCAGCGGCGCCTCGCTGCGGGAGGTGTCGTTTCCCGGTTCGGCGGTGCGCGACGGCAAGTTCGCCAAGGCCAGGCTGGCCAGGGCCGACTTCCGGGACGCCACCGTGCTCGAGTGCGTCGACGGGTTCGAGAACCTCAAGGGCGCGGTCATCGACAGCTCCCAGGCGGTGGAGCTGGCGGTGGACTTCGCCCGGGCGCTGCGGATCTCGGTGGAGGACCGCTGA
- a CDS encoding DJ-1/PfpI family protein codes for MDIVIPIFNDFTALDAIGPYEVLRSMPDAKVVFAAAAKGVVRTDSRMLGLQADASFDEIEAADILLVPGGWGTRAGMTDEVLLDWIRRVHATTQWTTSVCTGSLVLGAAGLLRGLKATTHWAATELLERTGATYTSERVVRQGRIVTGAGVSAGIDLALTLVAEILGEDMAKAIQLGIEYDPQPPFDAGSPAKAGPRIVELSGMARSRKTG; via the coding sequence ATGGACATCGTGATTCCGATCTTCAACGACTTCACCGCCCTCGACGCGATCGGGCCGTACGAGGTGCTGCGCTCGATGCCCGACGCCAAGGTCGTCTTCGCGGCGGCCGCGAAGGGCGTCGTGCGCACCGACAGCCGGATGCTGGGCCTGCAGGCCGACGCGTCCTTCGACGAGATCGAGGCGGCCGACATATTGCTCGTGCCCGGCGGCTGGGGCACGCGCGCCGGGATGACGGACGAGGTGCTGCTCGACTGGATCCGCCGGGTGCACGCGACCACGCAGTGGACCACGTCCGTGTGCACCGGCTCGCTGGTGCTCGGCGCGGCCGGACTGCTGCGCGGTCTCAAGGCGACCACGCACTGGGCCGCGACCGAGCTGCTCGAGCGGACCGGCGCCACGTACACGAGCGAACGGGTCGTGCGCCAGGGCAGGATCGTCACCGGCGCGGGCGTCTCGGCCGGCATCGACCTGGCCCTGACCCTGGTCGCCGAGATCCTGGGCGAGGACATGGCCAAGGCGATCCAGCTGGGCATCGAGTACGACCCGCAGCCGCCGTTCGACGCCGGATCGCCGGCCAAGGCCGGCCCGCGCATCGTCGAGCTCTCCGGAATGGCCCGGTCCAGGAAGACCGGGTGA
- a CDS encoding GlxA family transcriptional regulator, with protein sequence MTAREIAFLIFPDFQMLDLTGPLEVFSQADRYSPGRYTLRTLALDPGQVISSSGLAVVAEAATPFAGADTLIVVGGRGLDVAIRRPEYPEWIARASRSCRRTASVCNGALLLAESGLLDGRKATTHWSRAEELAARYPKVSVDADPIFIRDGAVSTSAGVTAGIDLALALVEEDHGAAAAREIARQLVVFVQRPGGQRQFSVQLRAQRPTREPIRDLLGFIAEHPGADLSVPALADRVGLSERQFLRVFHGETGHSPAGYVEAARVEAACRLLETTDDGVERIARVCGFGTLRTLQRSFQRLLGVAPHEYRGRFAATGAGFTAPGGGSAMA encoded by the coding sequence ATGACGGCCCGTGAGATCGCCTTCCTGATCTTCCCGGACTTCCAGATGCTTGATCTGACCGGCCCGCTGGAGGTCTTCTCGCAGGCCGACCGGTACTCGCCGGGGCGCTACACGCTGCGGACCCTGGCCCTGGACCCGGGTCAGGTGATCTCCAGCAGCGGCCTTGCGGTGGTGGCCGAGGCGGCGACGCCGTTCGCGGGCGCGGACACGCTGATCGTGGTCGGCGGCCGGGGTCTGGACGTGGCGATCAGGCGGCCCGAATACCCCGAGTGGATCGCGCGGGCGTCGAGATCGTGCCGCCGGACGGCATCCGTGTGCAACGGCGCGCTTCTGCTGGCCGAATCCGGGCTGCTCGACGGGCGGAAGGCGACCACGCACTGGAGCCGGGCCGAGGAACTCGCCGCGCGGTATCCGAAGGTGAGCGTGGACGCGGATCCGATCTTCATCCGGGACGGCGCGGTGTCCACTTCGGCGGGCGTGACCGCCGGCATCGATCTCGCTCTGGCGTTGGTCGAGGAGGATCACGGCGCGGCCGCGGCACGTGAGATCGCGCGCCAGCTCGTCGTGTTCGTGCAGCGGCCGGGCGGCCAGCGTCAGTTCTCGGTGCAGCTGCGGGCGCAGCGGCCGACGCGGGAGCCGATCCGGGACCTGCTGGGGTTCATCGCGGAGCATCCCGGCGCGGACCTGTCCGTGCCGGCGCTGGCCGACCGGGTCGGGCTGAGCGAGCGTCAGTTCCTGCGGGTCTTCCACGGCGAGACGGGGCACAGCCCGGCCGGGTACGTGGAGGCGGCCCGGGTGGAGGCGGCGTGCCGGCTGCTGGAGACCACCGACGACGGGGTGGAGCGGATCGCGCGCGTGTGCGGATTCGGCACGCTGCGCACGCTGCAGCGCTCGTTCCAGCGGCTGCTCGGGGTGGCTCCGCACGAGTACCGGGGGCGGTTCGCGGCCACCGGAGCCGGGTTCACGGCGCCGGGCGGCGGGAGCGCCATGGCGTAA
- a CDS encoding ADP-ribosylglycohydrolase family protein: protein MTTLHERVSGSIFGLAYGDALGKPTEFLTLADIDRSFGSGGPSDLSEPALVTDDTQMALAVGEGLLEVLETGTALSAEVLAPVWTRRFVLWAHSPDNNRAPGMTCLRACGDLAEGKPWVRATIPGSKGCGANMRVTPVGLVGRLSSSTRAGAAQLQAALTHGHPTGLAASELTAFATWWLLEGMDPADVPSALRDRALQQREVYHHGWLGDLWSRSHDTSPEAFMARGWDECLAVLDRLDAAIAAGDRDTDPCDATGEGWIAEEALATALLCFLLYRDDPHAALRRAARTRGDSDSIAALAGAFAGAALGIEAFPSGWRERIEYADRLGAVATGLADASA from the coding sequence ATGACGACGCTGCACGAACGGGTTTCGGGGTCGATATTCGGGCTCGCCTATGGAGACGCACTCGGCAAGCCGACGGAATTCCTCACGCTTGCCGACATCGACCGCAGCTTCGGCTCGGGTGGCCCATCCGATCTGTCGGAGCCGGCGCTGGTGACCGACGACACGCAGATGGCGCTCGCGGTCGGCGAGGGCTTGCTCGAAGTGCTCGAGACGGGGACAGCACTCTCGGCGGAGGTGCTCGCACCCGTATGGACGCGCCGCTTCGTCCTTTGGGCGCATTCGCCGGATAACAACCGGGCGCCGGGCATGACGTGCCTGCGCGCGTGCGGAGACCTCGCCGAGGGCAAGCCGTGGGTCCGCGCGACGATACCCGGGTCGAAGGGCTGCGGCGCGAACATGCGCGTGACGCCGGTCGGGCTCGTCGGCAGACTCTCGTCCTCGACCCGCGCCGGGGCCGCGCAGCTGCAGGCCGCGCTGACGCATGGCCACCCCACCGGACTGGCTGCCAGCGAGCTGACCGCGTTCGCCACCTGGTGGCTGCTCGAAGGCATGGACCCCGCTGACGTGCCGTCAGCCCTGCGAGATCGGGCGCTGCAGCAGCGCGAGGTCTACCACCACGGCTGGCTCGGCGACCTGTGGTCGCGCAGCCACGACACGTCGCCCGAGGCCTTCATGGCCAGGGGTTGGGACGAGTGCCTCGCGGTGCTGGACCGGCTGGACGCGGCGATCGCGGCCGGTGACCGCGATACAGATCCCTGCGACGCGACGGGCGAGGGCTGGATCGCCGAGGAGGCGCTGGCGACCGCGCTGCTGTGCTTCCTGCTCTACCGCGACGATCCGCACGCGGCGCTGCGGCGGGCGGCGCGCACGCGCGGCGACTCGGACTCGATCGCCGCGCTGGCAGGCGCGTTCGCCGGGGCCGCGCTGGGAATCGAGGCCTTCCCGAGCGGATGGCGGGAGCGGATCGAGTACGCGGACCGGCTCGGGGCCGTCGCGACCGGCCTGGCGGACGCGTCGGCATGA
- a CDS encoding ABC transporter permease, which produces MRVYLTAARLSLRRNLAYRSSAAAGVVTNTAFGCIRAYVLVALWKQKPEINGWDLADACTYAFLTQALIAPMGVFMNGTELGPRIRNGDVAVDLYRPADFQSWWLALDAGRAAGAALLRSLPPVLLGALVFPVALPLSPVRWAAFLLCCAVGYLVSFSLRYLISLIAFWTMDERGMASITLAVGFFCSGMILPLTIMPGALGAIVQHTPWAAMIQLPASVLLGTQPGGAAYALAFGLTWALILLAAGRLLTEAARRKVVVQGG; this is translated from the coding sequence ATGCGCGTGTACCTGACCGCTGCCCGATTATCGCTGCGACGCAACCTCGCCTACCGGTCCTCGGCCGCCGCCGGGGTGGTGACCAACACCGCCTTCGGCTGCATCCGCGCCTACGTGCTCGTCGCGCTGTGGAAGCAGAAGCCCGAGATCAACGGCTGGGACCTCGCCGACGCCTGCACCTATGCCTTCCTCACCCAGGCCCTGATCGCGCCGATGGGCGTGTTCATGAACGGCACCGAACTCGGCCCGCGCATCCGCAACGGGGACGTGGCCGTCGACCTCTACCGTCCGGCGGACTTCCAGTCCTGGTGGCTCGCCCTCGACGCCGGCCGCGCGGCGGGTGCCGCGCTGCTGCGTTCGCTTCCGCCGGTCCTGCTCGGCGCGCTCGTCTTCCCCGTCGCCCTGCCCCTCTCGCCGGTGCGCTGGGCCGCGTTCCTGCTGTGCTGCGCGGTCGGATACCTCGTCAGCTTCTCACTGCGCTACCTGATCAGCCTCATCGCGTTCTGGACCATGGACGAGCGCGGCATGGCGTCGATCACCCTCGCGGTCGGCTTCTTCTGTTCCGGGATGATCCTGCCGCTGACGATCATGCCCGGCGCGCTCGGCGCGATCGTCCAGCACACGCCGTGGGCGGCCATGATCCAGCTCCCGGCTTCGGTCCTGCTCGGCACCCAGCCCGGTGGAGCGGCCTACGCGCTCGCGTTCGGCCTGACCTGGGCGCTGATCCTGCTGGCCGCCGGCCGCCTGCTCACCGAAGCCGCGCGGCGCAAGGTGGTGGTGCAAGGTGGCTGA
- a CDS encoding ABC transporter permease yields the protein MAESAERPLAAPVAYLLLVRMWSRSVWQYRTSLVLTGLGQMLTTSLDLIAIFVLYSQVTVLGGFTLPQTLYLYGTTRLAFALSDLVASGVENLADSIRLGTFDLVLIRPVSTLAQVLADQFTPKRLGKLVPATATLVWALIDLPVHWTAPKIAVCLGTILCGFVLYCAFWVLSGCISFLAVDAREVANTFTYGAEFASEYPLTIFGRPLGFALTFVLPVAFVTWQPSLYVLGHPDPFGLPGFLRLASPAAAALFSALAVLAWRASIRRYRSTGS from the coding sequence GTGGCTGAGTCCGCCGAACGCCCGCTGGCCGCCCCCGTCGCCTACCTCCTGCTGGTGCGCATGTGGTCGCGCTCGGTCTGGCAGTACCGCACCTCGCTGGTGTTGACCGGACTCGGCCAGATGCTGACCACCTCGCTCGACCTGATCGCGATCTTCGTGCTCTACTCGCAGGTCACCGTCCTGGGCGGATTCACCCTGCCGCAGACGCTGTACCTCTACGGCACCACCCGGCTCGCCTTCGCCCTGTCCGATCTCGTCGCCAGCGGCGTCGAGAACCTCGCCGACTCGATCCGGCTCGGCACCTTCGACCTCGTCCTCATCCGCCCGGTCAGCACGCTCGCGCAGGTGCTCGCGGACCAGTTCACCCCCAAGCGACTCGGCAAGCTCGTGCCCGCCACGGCCACCCTCGTCTGGGCCCTGATCGACCTGCCGGTGCACTGGACCGCGCCGAAGATCGCGGTGTGCCTCGGCACGATCCTGTGCGGGTTCGTGCTCTACTGCGCCTTCTGGGTCCTGTCCGGCTGTATCAGCTTCCTGGCCGTGGACGCCCGCGAGGTGGCGAACACCTTCACCTACGGCGCCGAGTTCGCCAGCGAATACCCGCTGACCATCTTCGGCCGTCCGCTCGGGTTCGCCCTGACCTTCGTCCTGCCGGTCGCCTTCGTCACCTGGCAGCCCTCGCTCTACGTGCTCGGCCACCCCGACCCCTTCGGCCTGCCCGGCTTCCTGCGCCTCGCCTCGCCGGCGGCCGCCGCCCTGTTCTCCGCCCTGGCCGTGCTGGCCTGGCGCGCGAGTATCCGCCGCTATCGCTCGACCGGGAGTTGA